The genome window gaaaaatcaaattataaaaatttaaacgatTCAATTTCTCGTAAGTTAAAGGAGGTGCACTTGGtaactaaaaaaactacaacTCAAGAAAGGTTTCCAGCTGGTCCGAACACTAGGTACTGAAACAGTCAATACTcaacaaaaatcaaacatttGTTACTACCTTGCCAACAGCTCCAAGAACTATAGTGGAATCAGAGCATCCATAAATGGTAGCATATCTCAAAGGTGCTAAGATGTAAAGGATGGAATCATGACAATTCAGAACCTGCAACCACACAACAGTGTCAAAATGGccaaaaaacaatacaaacttgaagcagaaaaatttaaaactatgctGCATGGACAAAGCAAGCAAAGAAATGTTCACCAAAACAATGGTCAAAAAAAGGCAAGGGCTCTTTTCTCTTCATGAGGTAGCTCACATGATAGATAATAACAAATTGGCATGGTGCAGACTGGTCCAGACAACACATAAATGTCAGAGAAAGCCAGGCGTACCCATGACCAAAGTTCATAACCAAATTTCTAAAGTCGGATCCCATCAGCATTGCAAGCAGATATAAGTTTAAATGTGATTTACACCTTAACAAAATTAAGGATTAAGCCTGCCATGCattttaagaaggaaaaaaacacgcTTTTAAGTCAAGCATAATGATATTGAACTAAGCACAAAAATCTGCCAGATATCATTAAATAATCACTATTAGAAGCGATAATTTCAAAATAGGAAATCATAAATTCACATAATGCTACCTAGTTATTTGTAAGGAACACAGACACAGAAAGATGAATATTCGTTTCGATGCTAACCTTTACAGAAGAAGAACCTTTAAGATCCAATGCTTGCTTTACAAATGATGACTTAGAGATCCCCTCAATAAAACATGAACCCCTAGCACTAGGCGAGGTCTTGATTGAACTTGTACAGGCATCAGCCATGGCAACATCAGGATCAGATGAATTGGCTGGTCCATTTTCTTTTGCAGAAATTCTTTCGGTAATATGCTCCAAAGCAGATGCAATATTCTGTGAAATCCAATCAAGGACTTGTGTGGCAGGAACAGGAACGGCAGGCATGTCAGGATCAGAATTGGCAAAAAATGGAGCAGCTTGGCTTAAGGTGACTACTTCAGATCCCTTGTCACCAAATTGAATCAGAAATCCAAGGTGGTCAAATCCTTCCATGGATAAAACCTAATACAGTGTAGTTAAACTAGCAAATTAATACCATGATGAAAAAGAAACCAACAAGCAGAAAATAAGTTATGAAGTCACCAAAAGATCCAATCATTAATATGCGTCAATAAAACTCCACAAGTTAAAAGCCTTagaacatttttaaaatcatatttattctgGAATATACTCTCATGAGCAGAAAGTTATAATTCCTAAAGCATGCGtgcataaaagaaaactttTCTGTGTTAACCTAACCAAATGTAGAGACAACTGAATTGACAAACCAGAgactcttctccttctccttccacAGACTCTgccaaaagagagagaatgttAGCCATGTGTTTTTGTAGGTAGGACAACTGATGAGCCTCTTCATCTGCCTGCGATGGCATAAACCGGCGGCTGTTGCTACGCACAAGCTGCAATCAAAGGAACGCTAGCTAAAAATCAACGTGAACACATTACaaacaaattttccaaaaataGCAATTACAACAAGCCACAAAACgttaaaatgagttttaaaCTACATTATGTACATGCaaacacaacaaacaaaacaaaacataatccCTATAACATCTGTTAAATTGGTATTGTTTGCAGCATTCTAAGCATTGAAGGCATTAGCAAAAGCTGATGAATCCAAGATTGTAGACAAGCGTTTAGTGTCAACGCTGTGTAAACTCCAGTTAGCTCACCATAAAAAGCGAATACCAGGAGCATCAGCTAGCCAGAACTATAGTTCTACAGAATGAAGCTGTGCACCAGATAATGTGCCAAAACCTATCATCCAATCTCCCAAACCAGAAAttcagaaaacaaaatcattatcttAAAACCCCGAGAAAAATTATCCAGAAATGGAATCATAAGCGAATTCATAGCCCGTTGAAATAACCcagaacataaaacaaagaaaaggaacGCGCATTTTCTTGATTGCGATGATCATTATGATATGAAACGCATTTAACTCTTTCCTAAATGTTATCACATTGTATAATCATCAACCTAATCAACGATGAAATAAAAGATTTCCAACAAATTAATCACAGACAAAACATTTACAATCCCAATTAACAtcatcaccataaaaaaaacaccagcaTTTATACAATTGGCCAAGTTAATCCCTCTAATTACGAAGAAAGAAATACCTGAAGCGGCGATAGAGCCGATAAGTAGCCATCGAAAGCTGAGGTCGACGGCCAAACatcagcaacagcagcagcatcTTTATGCGTTCTCGGCAACAACTTCTTGTAAGACTGGATGTATAGAAACAAAATCAGATCACGCAAATCGGCACCAGCTGAATCAACCTCATCGGGCGGAGCTTTCACGAGCGGGTCGGACTCGGAATTCAGGACCGACGCGAGCGTGTCGAGGATCAGCCTCGCGTGGTCGGCGGGGATCTGGAGAGAGTCAGCGAGTAAGGATGAGTTGACTCGGTTGTGAGAAGCGAGTTTTTGTTTGAGTTGTGTTAGGATTTGTGTCGTGTCAGGGAAGATTAGTTTGGGGATTGGTAAGAGTCCGTGCTCGAATGGCTCCCGTCGTGGGTGGATTACGGAGCTTGAATTCGGGTTTGGGTTTGGAGTTGGAGCCGGGTCTGGACTCGGGTCGGTTGTCGACGTTGTCTCTGTTGTCATGGtttttcagagagagagagatagagattagttattttgtgttttagagATCTTGGAGAAATGATTAACGGTGGTTTTGTGAGAGAAAGAAGGAGAGTGAGGGTTACGGTTCAGTGTGGGTGTATACATGGGGAATAATTACGTGCCGTGAGGTGATTAGAAGATTTGACACAGAAGGCAATCAGATTATGACATGTTTAGAGGTTGTTATGGGAGCACGTGGAATGAGGTTTTCTATGGGATCCGCTTTCTATTTTTGTGATTAACTAAATCATTGaccgaaaaaagaaaaatattaatccatGTTATACAACAAGTCagctcaagtttttttaatataaataaatatttaaatatttttttaatgaaaaaaataaattatatgtgagttaatttaatattactaGATTGACCTTACAAGttcaaaaacaactaaaatgatctataaaaacataatttgattaaaaaaaatttaatataatattattttttaatattaagataacaacatattgaattgactttagtcaacctgggttaacatATTAAATCTGCAACCtaggttatgagactatgattatagaaagcaaaccaaaacaaattataaaatttaattctcaatcaactcaatgttgaatgataaaattgaaaagaaatcaattaaaaaataaacaaaaaaatgacccgagttaacttattaaactcatgacctaaatcataagactgagataatctcatagaaacaaatcaaaataaataacaaaatttaattctcaattagcctaatgttgaagaaatcaattaaaaaataacataaaaacaacctgagttaatctgtcaaacttataacccaagtcatgagattaagataattttataaaaataaaattaaaaaaaaataacatgatttaacttGGATTGTCATGTCAAATCCACGACTTTAGttataagattaagataatcATATagagagcaaatcaaaataaattatgaagatcaattctcaatcaaccattTTTGAACCCCAATGTTGAActatgatatttataaaaatttaaattaaaaaagtggCATAAAAATGAGTTGGGTTAACTCGTTAAGTATTATTTTAGGGTTATGAAGCCggaataatctaataaaaacaaactaaaacaaatcatgaaatctaattctcaatcaaacacaatattaattaataaaattaggggaaagttaattaaaaaaaactaagtcaaatGGTTTAATTCGCCAAACTTGTGACCCGGGTGACGAGACAATGACAACCCAATATCTAATCCAATGTTGAACGGCCTATGACCCGAGTcgtgagatcgagataacctcttagaagaaaaaaaacaacacaatttaACCGGcattaaaatgtcaaaaccCTTAAACCTGATCATGAGACCAATATATTCTCGTAGAAAAGCAAATCAAAGTAgaatatgaagttcaattctcaaccaatctaatgttgaatgataaaattaaaaaaaaaaagacaaaaacaacccgagtcaactcgggttaacccaatAAGCATTATTCTCTAGTCATTATACcggaataaccttatagaaagcaaacaaaacaactCATGAGCCTAATTATCaaccaacccaatattaaatgatgagattgggaaaaaaaaagttaattatgaagaaaaaactgAGTCAATCGGGTTAACCCGCTAAACTCGCGATTCATGTCATGTGAATgggataacttaataaaaaaaatctaatattaaatgatcaaattaaaataaaataaaataaaacattgatcgaaaaaaataccaaagaagaaaaaaacccttcttaatgttaatgttaatttcattattattattattattattattttggataaGTACATGTCAGTACCCAATTTATGTAATGAAGGAAAAATTAGTCCTTAATCTTTAGAATGTTTCAATATTTTCCCAACCATGATGTTTAAGCTCTTTTAGCCAGCCACCAAAGATGCATGCATtagaaatttagttttttattttattttctttacaggACAAAGCTAAGGGATGTTCAAAGAACACCTTTAAAGAATATTTAGTAAGGCTTTGGACCATGTATTATGTTGCATAGAGGAGGTAACATATTGATCGTAACTTGTTTAAAACCATTTAAGTTTACTAGACCAACCCTTTTatatctctataaaaaaaaactttattttcttgtaaaatacttaaaattaagacttatatattattaatccCATAATCATTAaagatataatattatataaaaaagaaattaatcaaattcttGAGTTGACAGACTATTTTTAAGATTAGTGGATTTATTTTACTCATTGAAGATtgttaattatcaatcaacttGATTAATGCCATGTTAATCCTATAATGACATAATATCacaagttttaattagtttttttttatgagacaAATAACATGTAATATCTTGAAAGTTGAATAGGAAAGGATAATAGGTGATTATCTCAGGGGTAATTAAAACATTTCAcatgtttagaaaaataatatatatatatatatatatatatatatatataaactagtaataataaataatataatataattaattaggtttCCTATTATGCCTTTTTGGAGGCGCGTGAGACTTCCTGGTGGTCAAATCTAGTCATCAATCATATAACTAGATGTGCAGACATGCTCTCTTCTACATGGTGCGACGCGTGTAGACATATCATGGTTGGATTGCCGTCGGTGAtcgattgtttgtgttttttctttcttttttctctcttgataaCTAAAGTACATAATTATcatatgtttgtttgttgtttgcttaGGTTTGACAAACACGCTAGACCCAAGCTACTTGGGTCTGGTTACCACGCAAGACCTAAGGTCCTTGGGTCTGGTACCCATGTTTGGTGTTAGACTTAGGCGCGATCTCGCAACTATGCATGACTGCTTGACCCAACCATGATtggtgttttggtattttcatgttatattttttaatcgaaAAGTTGTTGGTTCGTGTTTCACACGCCCCAACGAGTGGGCAGCGCCCGTATTATCAAGAAGGTGCATGAGATACTTCCCGGTGGTCAAATCTGGTTATCCACCATATAACTAGATGGTAGATGTGCTCTCTTTCACATGGTGCGATGCGTGTAGACATATCATGGTTGGATTGTCGTTGACAATcgattgtttatgttttttttcttttttttctctctttcttgacAACTAAAGTGCACAATTATCATTTTTccattgtttgtttgttgtttgtttgggTTTGACTACTACGCCAAGTCCAAGAGCCTTAGTCTGGCAACCGTGTTTGGTGCCAAACCCAGGTGCGGTCTAGCAACCATGCATATCTACCAGACCCAAGGCGCTTAAAACATTCTCTATACacttgatagtttttttatatttttaaaaattaatattaacctaCTATGAAGCGCGAGCTAATATACTAGTGGCATGCTAGAAAAAATTGTGTTCTTTTCGTTTATGCAAGCATCCTCCTTAACTATAACTTTTAGAAATACTGTTggatctttttagtttttatttcaaagaaaaatgactCTACTCATCCTCATCTAAATATCAATCGCAACTTATTGCGTGTTTAATATTATGGtgtgtggtgtttttttttttaatattttttttattttaatatcaacacatcaaaattattaaaaaatattaaaaaaaatcatatcaatttaatgattttttcaagtcaaatatatttttaaaatgcatcttacaaacacaaaaataaacggTTTGGTTTAATGGGTGACCTAAAGTGTAAAATTCTAAGCCTTTTCCAACTCGTCTTGTGGCAATGAACACAGGCCGTTGGTTTTGCAAATCTAGTTTGGAAATGTTGATTTAAATTAAGAGTTTGAAGTGTTCTTTGAATTTTACTGCGCCTTTTCCTACTGTAATGGAAAGGTGTTTTCATTAGTGGCTCTTTTTCATAACTACCTTTAATTTCCAGGCCATCTTTTAACAAAGGAGAGATTTGCTAGAGGCAACTTTCTCTATCACTTCCCAAAAATTATTTGGACCTCGATCTAGGCCAGTCCTATGCCGATGGGCCTCAAACTAAACCCTCAAATCTCTTGAAATCGAGGCAGCCCGACAACAGTAAGGATCCCTCGCTGGCCATGATTCGTGGCAATagttgtcttttttaaaaaaaaaattaaaattaaaataatttttattttatttgtaacattattacatcaaaataataaaaaatattaatttaaaattttataaaaaatttcaaaaactaaaataaaaataaagtcaaacCGAACTCCTAGACATGACACAAGGCTCCAAACCCCCTCTGCACAGCATGGGCTTTTTTTGAGTAGCTCTGTCTCAAGTACAAATATGTTTGTAACTTTGATAGGCTTGTCACTTCTACGCCCCAACTATGCTAGCCAGTAGGCAGTCGCCAGTGAGAACATACTCTTCCTTGAATCAGAAAAGcttcagttcattttctttctcaaagCTTAAAGTGATAGCTTGGAATTTTTTTACGCTATTTAGATAGAGAAGGACCATGACGTCAACATGAAAGGCAGAAAGGGTGAGCTATGGAGCACGAAAACTGCTCCATGCTGTTCAGAAACATCAAGCATACTGAACTCTCCTTTGATTTTGCTCAAATTAAAACCATTGATCAGGTGATGGGAAAATCAACCATGTCTTTCTCCGCCATTTACAAGATCGTGCTGAAAAAGTTGGAAGGAAATAACAAAATCTATCCCAGTTGTGTCTTGCATGATGATGCATGCGTGAGACTTTGattaacacttttaaaataataaaatgaacacGGCTAATAGCGACGGCAACCTAAAATCTCAGACAAGTGAGTGATAACTGATAAACTAAGACAGACAGGTCAATTACTTGCAAAAGTAACCCTTCCATGCCACATTGAGACTGGTGAGATATTCGGTTATTATTGACAGTGAGGGATCGATGGAATAATTTAGAGAAAATGATGCAGTTGATTGCGTGTAGAACCCACCACGCCAAGTGTCTACCTTTGATTGCAGATCCCGTCAATTATGTCGACAAAAAATATCGAACTTTCCGTGGATAAATCATCAAAGGTTGAATGAGCAATATCACCGTATAAGTTCTTGACGACACTTTGCATGCATGTCTCCATCTATCTCTGCATTCTGATGAAGTAAGTTGTTGCTAACGATGTGCAGGAGAATAAGCCGAATAATGGACTTGTAATTTTCTCTCTCGAATACAAAACTGTACTCCTGTAGAGTCAAAGCATGGCTTTTTTTTACACATTTGGTATTTTGGGTCAATTTTCAGACTTTTGTTTATCGTTTGGTGGATTTAAATAcctctcatctttttttaaaaaaaaaattatttttattttattttcaacgtTTTCTTTTTCACCATTTATTAGCCTAGTGACTACAACACCCAATTCACACCCACCCTATGCAGGTTCGAACATGCTCTTTAAAAAGCATGCGGTACATCTATTCCATTTTAAggttgagtttatttttttccataaacCCATTTTCAATTGTTAATGGTGTATTTGACAAGATGATCTCAAACgcaattctaaatttttttttttattatttattaggtaAAAACTTAGGTAATTTTTGACTTGTTAAGTcaggtttaatttaaattgggtttgtttttaaattatataaaaagttaactTTGTTAAATTAAGGtgatttagttaaaaattaagtgagattcaatatttttaatttaaaataggatttttttaaaatatatatctaaaactacattattttatttaaaaatctcattAGAATCAGGTAAACCCACCATCCCATAAATTTACCCATCTGACTCACAATCTTGTTCTTAAAACTACGAGCCAATTTGCacctgtcttcttcttctttttttaagaaaaaaacccacCAAACTGATATTCTctcaaaacattgaaaaaatgttttctcAAAGCAATATTATaccttaataaaagaaaaaaaaccattataccTAGCTAACAAACGAAAGAAACAGGCTAGGCAAACCTCCAAAACCACGGCTCAATTGTAGGGAAGTTTTAATTTGTCTTGCTTTCTTGCAAAGACGGAGCAGCTAGCTAACTCCCCTCTTTAGATATGCTCGTGCCTGCAATGCGGGCTGCGGCGGTGTTACAAGCTAGCGGGTGTCCAACGAAAGCAATGCAATATCTCTGGTAGAGAGCATGTCGAACGACAccgtttttcttttaaaacaaaacctgACACAGTTAGATTGAAATTATTGCGGGATAACACAATATTTATTCACATTAGTATCAGTATATTGAATAATTGTTAACAATTGTTTAATATAACCACTATTCTTactaataatttattgataaaaccaagattttcattaacaattaaattaaaataagctatttttccttctttttttttaatcacgtGATATAACCTTAAATCTTTTACCAAACTGTCCAGTTTGATAAAAGAGCCAAAGAcactgttgaaaaaaaaaaaaaaaacccaagccaAACATTGCAATTTACAAAACAACCCTTTTGTCCGTGTACGGCATTTATATTACCACCATTACCGTCAGCCGCAAACACTTACCATGAAGCCTACCTCAATGAAGGACACGTAATCCTTAAGCATGCTTTGATACTTCGACCTTAAAACAGACGTCAGGGGTGTAAGTATCTGCGTACTCGACAAAGGTGCACGCTTTCCGACGTTGGAATTCCATCAGAGGACAGCAAAGCTTTTGTCACTATGAACTGTTTGGTAAATATGCAATTCACATGCAAGGCAAACACTGTTTAACTCTAGgctaccctttttcttttttttttctttctttctttttcaaataaaatacagcCTATATCATATTCCCAAATTCACTTGGAAAAATGGCTTTAGATAGAGCATAATTAACTTGCCAAAGctataattaataattctaaatgtcttttttattcCCAGTGTGCGAGTCCAAATGCAATCTACCaccaaaacattaataaaatacttttgtaTTCGCGTAAtttgaaattatgtttcaaataatatttcataaaattttatttttttatttaaaatttaattttttagattttttgaatgttttgatattctgatgttaaaaataatttttttaaaaaataaaaaatatattaaaaaaaataactatcgtacatgcacaaataaaaaacaacattagtCCCGTACCTAGATGTATTAACTCTTTTAATAATGGGACTTAAATATGGGTCCCTTTGCTCCTCTTTTCCAGCTTTTTTCCTCAAGAAGCATTATTACTCTATTAATCAAAGTAATTGTCTTATTTTAAACTAGATTTGAtgcaaaatattaatatcatggcataaaaaacaaatatctaatcaatatttataataaatacgTATTTTATAGTGGTATCATAGAACCTTTCAATCCACATCAATATATTTATGGATATTTAAATATACAATTTGATTCTaacttcatttaatttaaagtttgttggagtttaaaaataattaaatttattgtcaTTTCAATTACCTGGTGTCTGTTTGGCAACATTatagtttatgatttttaaaatgtttttcaatcgaaaaaatattaaattatttcattatatttttaattaataatatatttttaaaaaataacactaaaTTAACAAACACACCTAACaaataaagttattattattttttattgttaaggCTAAAGCtaaaaagttcatataaaataaaaaagaaatatgctaaaaagtttattttcaatttattcttgcattttaaaaatattcttgaaaagaatttgatttttttattttcagattgttttaatgtgctattaaaaataatttttataaataaaaaatattattttaatatatttttaaataaaaatatattttaaaatcaattgacAAGGATATTCTAACTCCAGGCAATATATAACTATAATC of Populus trichocarpa isolate Nisqually-1 chromosome 16, P.trichocarpa_v4.1, whole genome shotgun sequence contains these proteins:
- the LOC7468946 gene encoding uncharacterized protein LOC7468946 isoform X2 translates to MTTETTSTTDPSPDPAPTPNPNPNSSSVIHPRREPFEHGLLPIPKLIFPDTTQILTQLKQKLASHNRVNSSLLADSLQIPADHARLILDTLASVLNSESDPLVKAPPDEVDSAGADLRDLILFLYIQSYKKLLPRTHKDAAAVADVWPSTSAFDGYLSALSPLQLVRSNSRRFMPSQADEEAHQLSYLQKHMANILSLLAESVEGEGEESLVLSMEGFDHLGFLIQFGDKGSEVVTLSQAAPFFANSDPDMPAVPVPATQVLDWISQNIASALEHITERISAKENGPANSSDPDVAMADACTSSIKTSPSARGSCFIEGISKSSFVKQALDLKGSSSVKVLNCHDSILYILAPLRYATIYGCSDSTIVLGAVGKAVRIEHCERVHVITAAKRVCIANCRECVFFLGVNQRPLMVGDNHKLQVAPYNTFYSELEEHMADVGIDANINRWDETLALGVVDPHDSLSHPAGVSDVQAESAARLDPDQFTNFLIPNWFGGESPGSTKDNPFQLPEAYMASQQRNQKNLGEIKQLLREVPLEENQKRELSSALHLLFKDWLYASGNIRQLYCLQGD
- the LOC7468946 gene encoding uncharacterized protein LOC7468946 isoform X1 is translated as MTTETTSTTDPSPDPAPTPNPNPNSSSVIHPRREPFEHGLLPIPKLIFPDTTQILTQLKQKLASHNRVNSSLLADSLQIPADHARLILDTLASVLNSESDPLVKAPPDEVDSAGADLRDLILFLYIQSYKKLLPRTHKDAAAVADVWPSTSAFDGYLSALSPLQLVRSNSRRFMPSQADEEAHQLSYLQKHMANILSLLAESVEGEGEESLVLSMEGFDHLGFLIQFGDKGSEVVTLSQAAPFFANSDPDMPAVPVPATQVLDWISQNIASALEHITERISAKENGPANSSDPDVAMADACTSSIKTSPSARGSCFIEGISKSSFVKQALDLKGSSSVKVLNCHDSILYILAPLRYATIYGCSDSTIVLGAVGKAVRIEHCERVHVITAAKRVCIANCRECVFFLGVNQRPLMVGDNHKLQVAPYNTFYSELEEHMADVGIDANINRWDETLALGVVDPHDSLSHPAGVSDVQAESAARLDPDQFTNFLIPNWFGGESPGSTKDNPFQLPEAYMASQQRNQKNLGEIKQLLREVPLEENQKRELSSALHLLFKDWLYVCVAGLQIGGGYLHMLGTYW